The Candidatus Eisenbacteria bacterium DNA segment GCTCTGAAAGTCGTAAGACCAACGGAGAAGGTGTAGAGACTTGACGGCAGGCACCCTATCGGCGACGTCAACGGCCGAGGGTGAAGGGAAAGTCCAGACCACAAACTGGTTCGCCCAGACAGCGAAAGCTGTAGTGGCAAGCATAACCCAAAGGTCGCTGGTTCAAATCCAGCCCCCGCTACCAACCTTCCAAGATGCGCAATCTTGATTCCAATCTAACCGCGCCCTGCGAGGAAAAGTCTCCTCATTGGGGGTACATCGCAGCTGCTCTTCTTCTCGCTCTTCTCCTTAGACTCTATCGCATCTCAAGCCAAAGTATCTGGGTTGACGAGATGCTCACGCTTCATGCAAGCGGAATCACATTTCCACTTCACCTCATCGACATCTTTGACAACGTGCATGGTGCGCTTCATTCAGTAGTCCTTTTCCTGTGGACAAGGATCGCCGGAACAAGCGAATTCGCTCTCCGGCTGCCGTCGGCAGTCTTCAGCGTCCTTTCCATATTCGCAATCTACAGACTTCTCCTGAAGCTCGTCGGCAGGGAAACAGCTCTAGTCGCTCTCACGATACTTGTCATTTCCCCGTTTCACATCTGGTACGGGCAGGAAGTGCGCAATTACAGCATGCTCATTTTCTTCTCAACACTGTCCGTTGACAGTTTTCTTTCTCTGCTCCAGGAACCCGGAAAAGGCACTTTCGCGAAGTATGTTCTATTCACTTTTGCGGCATTCCTCTCGAATATGAGCACGACGTTTCTTCTTATTGTGGAAAATATCCTGTTCTTTCTGCTGCCGAGAAAACTCTCTTTCCGGAATCTTGTTTTCGCCAACGTGTTCATAGCGCTTCTTCTCATTCCATGGATTTGGGGAATGATCGGGAGAGTGGAATTTCATAGACTGGTCAGAACCGCGCCCTATTTGGAAAGCGAGATGCTGCGGGGCGAGACCACTTTTACACCGCTTGCAATTCCCTACACTTTCTACAATTTTTCGATTGGTTACACCCTCGGGCCTTCACTGAGGGAGCTGCACGAGTCTGTTGGCTTCTCAGCATTCAGGCACTACCTTCCTGTCTTGCTTGCAGCCGCACTGGGTTTTTCGGTTGCATCAGTGGCCGGGATCGTGTCTTTGAGAAAGCGAAGGCGGCTTCTGCTTGCCCTTCTCCTGTGGATTCTAGTGCCCGCTGTTTTTGTCTCATTCTTCGCAATAAAGAACTTCAAGCCATTCAATCCCAGGTATGTGATGGTGGCATTCCCTGCCTATCTCGCATTAGTTGCAGAAGGTGTTCGCAGGATAAAACCTCTTTTCATCCGCCCCATTCTGGCGGTCCTGATTGCCGCCACAATGGGCCTTTCCCTTTGGAACTACTACCAGGTTCCCCGCCACGGCAAAGAAGATTTCAGATCCGCGGCCAACAAGCTCAAAGCTGATTTTCATCCGGACGATATCGTCTTTGCCGAAGGTACATTCGAGCCGCTTATCTACTATTGCGGATCCGGCTTCCCTTTGTCTCCGATTTACCCGGAAGTGATGAGTGATCAGAAGAGACTCATGGGTCTTATTGAGGAAAGAACCGCGGGCAAGAAACGGATTTGGCTGGTGACATCACGGCTTTGGACCTGCGACCCGGACAGGAGAATAGAGACACTGTTCAGAGAGCTTTTTGTTCTTAAGGAAGAATCTTTCTTCGAAGGCATTCAGCTCTTCCTGTTTGAGAAGAAACTTCTCGTAGCTGAAGCCACTTAGGAGAGCAAGTCCCGTCCGCTCTTCTTTCCGCCCGCGACAGCAGTGTGCAGCCCCAGGTAGCCCCTTACCCCAACTTTTTCCTGAATCTCAGGACGCTCATGGAAAAAATAATTGTCCCCAGGATGAGAAGAGCAACGGCTTCATCCCAGAGCTCCACGATGCCGACGCCTTTTAAGAAGAGCCCTCTTATGATCACAAAGAAATACCTGAGCGGAAGCAGGTATGTAATAAACTGAATAATCCTGGGCATGTTTTCGATGGGGAAGACGAATCCCGAAAGAAACATCATTGGCAGCATGACGAAGAAAATTGCTGTCATCATTGCCTGCTGCTGGGTCCTAGAAACCGTTGACACGAGAAGGCCCAGACCAAGCGTCGTCATCAGGAAGATGGCGCATAGACCGAAGAGTAAAGGTACGCTTCCTTTGATCGGGATATGGAACCAGAAGGTAGTCACGAGCACCACCAGAATAACGTCAATGAATCCAATGATCGTGAACGGCGCAAGCTTTCCTATTATTAATTCCCGGGGTCTGATTGGCGTCACAATCAATTGCTCCATTGTCCCGGTTTCCTTTTCTTTGACAACGGCGAGAGAGGTCAGCATCATTGTCATTACCATGAGAATCAGGGCAAGAACTCCGGGAATCATAAAATTCCGGCTCCGCAATTCAGGGTTGTACCAGATGCGCAATTCGGGGCTTATTGCAGAAAGCTTCTGTCCGCGCCCCCTGAGCCATTCAAACTGTTGACTCACGATGTCCCGCGAATATCCCGCCACAATCATCGAAGCATAGCTCAAGCCAATTGTCCCGGTGGTGGTCTCTGAACCATCCGCGATGACCTGGACCTGTGCCGGCTTCCCGGCAATTACCTTATCGCCAAAGCCACGCGGAATGACTATTGCTACCGATGCTTTCCCGTTGTCCAGATAGCGGTCGATATCCTCAATCCTGTTCACGTAGGCGGTCAGCCTGAAGTACCCGGAGTTACTGAACTCCGAAAGGAACCCCCTGCTTGTCTTAGTATTGTCGTTGTCACAGACGAGCGTCGGGATATCCCTGACATCAAGGTTCACTGCGTAGCCGAGTATGAAGAGCTGAAAGACGGGTGCGAAGAAGACAACAAAAAACATGCGCCGGTCACGCCGCAGTTGTATGAACTCCTTCCTGATTATGTGACGAATAGTCTTCATAAGCTTCGGCACCCAGGCATCCGGGCTCTCGTCCTGCCGCTCACCTAAACTCTTACTCTCCTCATCCTGACCGAGCTTGCGCCAATCGCCAGCGCTGCAAATACCAACAGAAAGACAAGTTGGGACCACAACTCTGGTAGTCCAACGCCTTTCAATACGATACCTCTCAATGCAGCCAGGAAATATCTTGCAGGTACCAGATAGGTTATGGCTTGAATGGGAATTGGCATGTTTCTTATGGGGAAGACGAACCCCGACAGGATGAACGTTGGAAGCATGGTCATTATGACGGCAAGCATAAAAGCCAACTGCTGTGTTTCCGCGATTGTTGAAATAAGAAGTCCAAGTCCGAGGCCTGCCATCAGGAAGACTAGCGTCACGACAAAGAGCAGAATGTAGCTTCCCTTGACACTGACGCCGAAGAGGACTGAACCGGCGGCAAGGATTGCGACTGTTGCGAGCAGGGAAATCACTACGTACGGGATTGTTTTTCCAATAATGAACTCAGTCGGCTTTATTGGAGAGACGACGATCTGCTCCATGGTGCCTCTCTCTGTCTCCCGAACAACAGAGAGCGAGGTCGAAATGACGGCGATCACCATCAAAATGAATGCGATCAATCCCGGAACAAGGAATTTCTCGCTCTTGAGCTCGGGGTTATACCAGACTCTGGGCCGGTAATCTATCGGCATGGAGAACCCGGCATGTCCAATGCGCAACAGCGAAGATGTCAAAATGTTAGTTGAGTAGCTCTGTACAACGGCACTGACGTACCCTACGGCAGTACTTGCCGTGTTCGAGTTGGCGCCATCAATTATGACCTGGACAACGGCATCCCTGCCTGCAAGCAGCTGCTTTGAGAAATCCCGCGGGATCACAAGGGCCACCTTGATCTTCTCGTCCCCCATGAGGTCATCAATTTCCCGCGTACTCTTCAGATGGTACTTGAGATCAAAGTACTCCGAGTGGACGAAGCTGCTCGCAAAGTCACGGCTGGTCTTGCTTCTGTCTTCGTCGTACACGGCCATCGGTATGTGTTTGACATCGAAATTCAGGGCATAACCAAACATCACAAGCATGAAGGCGGGAATGAACAATAGGACCCCAAGCGTCCGTTTGTCCCGAGCCACCTGCCTGAATTCCTTTACTACTATGGGCTTTATTCGCCTGAACATGTTTGGCCCCTCACCTCAATCCTCTCCCCTGGGGGAGAGGAGGAATACCGCCCCCTCACCCTACCCTCTCCCCAAAGAGGATAGGTCTCCTGCGCCCTCGATCAGATGTATGAACACGTCTTCAAGCGAGGGAACGATCCTATCAATTCGTTTCACAGCGATATTGTTTCCGGAAAGGAGTCGCTGCGTGTTGGCTCTTCCGCTTTCTTCGTCTTCCACGCTCACATGGAGATATGTTGAGAACACAGATGTCTCTAGCACCCACGTCTCTTTTTGAAGAATCTCCATTGCCTCGATTATTCTGTCGCATTCAACTTCCAGTATCGGGTTCCGGATATGCTTTATTTTGAGTTCCTGTGGAGTCCCGCCCGCAACAAGCCTCCCGGAGTGGATTAGCATAATCTTGTTGCAATACTCTGCTTCATCCAGGTAGTGCGTGGTGACGAAGACCGTTGCCCCGCCTTGGGAGAGTTCGTTGATCAGCTCCCAGAAGTTCCGGCGCGAGATGGGATCGACGCCGCCCGTGGGCTCATCAAGAAAAATGATCCTGGGCCTGTGCAGGATGGCGCAGCCCAATCCGAGGCGCTGTTTCCAGCCGACGGCGAGCTCTTTGCCGAGACTTTCTTCTCTTCCTCTCAATCCGGCCATTTCGAGCACCCATTCCGCCCGTTCTTTGATTTGATCTCCGGACAGACCATACACACCCCCAAAAAATGTGATGTTTTCCCTCACCGTCAGATCTTCATAGAGGGAGAACCTCTGGGACATATAGCCGATGTTTCTCTTCACTTCCTCGGGATTAGTATTGATGTCATATCCGGCGACCCGGGC contains these protein-coding regions:
- a CDS encoding ABC transporter permease, producing the protein MFRRIKPIVVKEFRQVARDKRTLGVLLFIPAFMLVMFGYALNFDVKHIPMAVYDEDRSKTSRDFASSFVHSEYFDLKYHLKSTREIDDLMGDEKIKVALVIPRDFSKQLLAGRDAVVQVIIDGANSNTASTAVGYVSAVVQSYSTNILTSSLLRIGHAGFSMPIDYRPRVWYNPELKSEKFLVPGLIAFILMVIAVISTSLSVVRETERGTMEQIVVSPIKPTEFIIGKTIPYVVISLLATVAILAAGSVLFGVSVKGSYILLFVVTLVFLMAGLGLGLLISTIAETQQLAFMLAVIMTMLPTFILSGFVFPIRNMPIPIQAITYLVPARYFLAALRGIVLKGVGLPELWSQLVFLLVFAALAIGASSVRMRRVRV
- a CDS encoding glycosyltransferase family 39 protein, with the protein product MRNLDSNLTAPCEEKSPHWGYIAAALLLALLLRLYRISSQSIWVDEMLTLHASGITFPLHLIDIFDNVHGALHSVVLFLWTRIAGTSEFALRLPSAVFSVLSIFAIYRLLLKLVGRETALVALTILVISPFHIWYGQEVRNYSMLIFFSTLSVDSFLSLLQEPGKGTFAKYVLFTFAAFLSNMSTTFLLIVENILFFLLPRKLSFRNLVFANVFIALLLIPWIWGMIGRVEFHRLVRTAPYLESEMLRGETTFTPLAIPYTFYNFSIGYTLGPSLRELHESVGFSAFRHYLPVLLAAALGFSVASVAGIVSLRKRRRLLLALLLWILVPAVFVSFFAIKNFKPFNPRYVMVAFPAYLALVAEGVRRIKPLFIRPILAVLIAATMGLSLWNYYQVPRHGKEDFRSAANKLKADFHPDDIVFAEGTFEPLIYYCGSGFPLSPIYPEVMSDQKRLMGLIEERTAGKKRIWLVTSRLWTCDPDRRIETLFRELFVLKEESFFEGIQLFLFEKKLLVAEAT
- a CDS encoding ABC transporter ATP-binding protein, with product MAENAIEAENLTRKFGRFTAVDNISFNVEVGQIFGFLGANGAGKSTTIRMLCGLLNSTSGTARVAGYDINTNPEEVKRNIGYMSQRFSLYEDLTVRENITFFGGVYGLSGDQIKERAEWVLEMAGLRGREESLGKELAVGWKQRLGLGCAILHRPRIIFLDEPTGGVDPISRRNFWELINELSQGGATVFVTTHYLDEAEYCNKIMLIHSGRLVAGGTPQELKIKHIRNPILEVECDRIIEAMEILQKETWVLETSVFSTYLHVSVEDEESGRANTQRLLSGNNIAVKRIDRIVPSLEDVFIHLIEGAGDLSSLGRG
- a CDS encoding ABC transporter permease produces the protein MPKLMKTIRHIIRKEFIQLRRDRRMFFVVFFAPVFQLFILGYAVNLDVRDIPTLVCDNDNTKTSRGFLSEFSNSGYFRLTAYVNRIEDIDRYLDNGKASVAIVIPRGFGDKVIAGKPAQVQVIADGSETTTGTIGLSYASMIVAGYSRDIVSQQFEWLRGRGQKLSAISPELRIWYNPELRSRNFMIPGVLALILMVMTMMLTSLAVVKEKETGTMEQLIVTPIRPRELIIGKLAPFTIIGFIDVILVVLVTTFWFHIPIKGSVPLLFGLCAIFLMTTLGLGLLVSTVSRTQQQAMMTAIFFVMLPMMFLSGFVFPIENMPRIIQFITYLLPLRYFFVIIRGLFLKGVGIVELWDEAVALLILGTIIFSMSVLRFRKKLG